The DNA sequence CACAATAAATTTATGGAGTACATTATAAAAGATTTTCGGTATAATTACCTTTTCAGTTATATTATAGTTTAATActtaatttggtcctctaattttattcaaattttcaaaaagcctaatatttcatttgttcaatttagtcctctaatcATTTTCCCTAGATTGGTGTTAATATTGTGTCGGTACAATGTCATGTCATGTGTCATGTTACTATCATATGATTGTGCtggttttcaatttagtccacaAATTAGTAATCaaacttaattacaatttatataaacatttatTATGACATGTTGTATTTCACAATCGTTTTACTTATAAAACCttttcaatgtttttccttctattttctcattttatttacttttttatgcatttataaaaattataattaaatatttaaatttggtttaattaagttttgagTTTCTCATCAATTTAAGAACTTTCAATTGAGTctttattacaaattttgtaaTACATTAAATCATCAAAATATTTTGGTGCAAAAGATCATGATGAGGTGATCCCTAGGATTTGgtgtatttaataaaaattattttaaaattaattaaaattataaattataattacctgattatgaaacataaaattataaaactataaaattataacaatataaataagaagaataaactttatagttaaaattgatttagtatctagaaacttaatttataaaaaagtaagatTACTTGTATAAGAGGGAAACAATCACTAATACAAAATGGTTTTTAATGTCCCTTATTTTTGCTTTTGATATTTGTTCGAATTTCGACGACATATTGGGTGACATTAAAATTGATGTCGGGACTAAAACATGTCGTCCCTTGATGTCAGTTGTACGGAACCCGATATCCCTTAAACGGTAGTGAACAAGCCAGAAGTGCTACGAGAGACTTCTGATAGTTCGAGGTCCTTACTGGTTCACAACACTTAGAACCTTATTGGTTCACAACACTAAAACGAGACTCCTGAAAGCAATGAAACTTCGTTGTTGTTCCTTCTTCTTTGCCTTCTTCGCCTTCTGCTTCAGGTTCCCTTACCACGTCTCGCAGAAAGTGGACACTACAATCCAAGTTGTCGCCGCCGTTGTTGGACGTCATTGTCATTGTTGAATGTTGTCGGAGGAGCTTCACAACACCGCTATTGTTGCCACGCGAAATCTGGAAAAAACAATAGGGGAAAACGTCAAAAAAATGTGAACAAAGGTGTTGGGTagtgggctcccttcctatgtggagaaaatgCCCAAAACTTGAGAAGGTCATGTCTCACTTAACTTAGTGGAGAAGGagctataaaataaatagagaggcaaaacaatagagtcagaacacacggaaagccctaacacatagagggagaggtagagagaaaattttgttcacgtttttcacagaGCTGTCATTGTAAATTTGCCACTGCAGATTcattcaccgttggatcgggctgaaatttttacagcaggttcggaacacATTGATCTTCATTCTAACTGGTCGGATCGTTGATATGaagtctgagttgggagatattaatttcgcactgcaacAGTGATATTataggttttcctctcttgttcttctctattttgaaagttttgttgctttgttatttggttgggtatTGGCACTAACGTCCGATGGCGCGTTGCTCCGACCTGAGCTATGCAACAACGAGATCCCCCTTGATCCTTGCCAGATGTGCTGGACGGTCCCCCATAATACGCTTACTTGGGGACTTCTGACTCCAGCTGTTCCAAGAGTCTCCGCTAGTGGAACCCCGTCCAGTAGACTCCCTGTTTCGTTCATCCCCTTCGTCAGCT is a window from the Vigna unguiculata cultivar IT97K-499-35 chromosome 7, ASM411807v1, whole genome shotgun sequence genome containing:
- the LOC114191326 gene encoding uncharacterized protein LOC114191326 yields the protein MQFLRELEKRLRIKHRIHITVCHLRSAIHSKFRNLGNSLPIKQLTKGMNETGSLLDGVPLAETLGTAGVRSPQVSVLWGTVQHIWQGSRGISLLHSSGRSNAPSDISRGNNSGVVKLLRQHSTMTMTSNNGGDNLDCSVHFLRDVVREPEAEGEEGKEEGTTTKFHCFQESRFSVVNQ